GGTGGTGCGCTGGGACTGCCCGTGGATCGCCAACCCGGCCCCCGAGGTGCGCACCCCCGACATCGAGGGCGTGGTCGCGCTGCTCAAGGGGATTCGCGCCGACGTGGCACTCGTCCTGACCTCGTTCCACCAGAGCGCGCTGCCGCTGGCCCTGATGCTCCGGCTCGCCGGCGTGCCGAAGATCGTCGCGCGCTCCACCGACTACCCGGGTTCGCTGCTGGACGTCCGGCTGCGCGACGACCCGGACGTCCCGGAGGCCGAACGCGCGCTGGAGGTCGCCCGCGCCGCCGGTTTCGAGCTGCCGCCGGGCGACGACGGCCGACTGCTGGTCAGGCCGCTGCCCGAGCCGGCCGAGGTCGGGCCGTACGTGGTGGTGCACCCCGGTGCCTCCGTGCCCGCCCGCGCCTGGTCGCCGGACCGGTGCGCGCGGGCCGTGGTCGCGCTCGCCGAGGCGGGGCACCGGGTGCTGGTCACCGGCGGTCCGAACGAGGTGGAGCTGACCGGGTACGTGGCCGGCGCCCACGGCGTGGACCTGGGCGGGCGCACCACCTTCGCCGAGCTGGCCGGGGTGCTGGCCCGCGCGGACGCCGTGGTGGTCGGCAACACCGGCCCGGCGCACCTGGCCGCGGCCGTGGGCACGCCCGTGGTGTCGCTGTTCGCGCCGGTCGTGCCGGCCGTCCGCTGGGCCCCGTACGGCCGCCACGTGCTGCTGGGCGACCAGGAGGCCCCGTGCAAGGACTCCCGGGCGCGCGAGTGCCCGATCCCCGGGCACCCGTGCCTGGACCAGGTGACGCCCGACCGGGTCGTCGCCGCCGTCGCCGAACTAGTGGGGGTGCGGACGTGAAGATCCTCCTGTGGCACGTGCACGGCTCGTGGACGAACGCCTTCGTCCGCGGCGGGCACGAGTACCTGCTGCCCGGACCGCCCGAGGGCATCGGGCTCTCCGGCCGGGACTGGCCGAACGCCCGCGAGGTCGACCTGTCCGAAGTGGACGCCGATGTCGCGGTCATCCAGCGGCCCGAGGAGATCGGCCACGTGCCGGGTGGAATACCGGTCGTCTACCTGGAGCACAACACGCCCAGGCACCCCAACCAGCCGCACCCGTTGAAGGACTGGGACGGCACCATCGTCCACGTCACCCACTTCAACGACCTGATGTGGGACTGCGGCAGCGCGCGCACCACCGTCATCGAGCACGGCGTGGTGGACCCGGGCCACCTCTACAGCGGCGACCTGGCCCGGGCGGCCGTCGTGGTCAACGAGCCGGTGCGCCGCGGCCGGGTGGTCGGCACGGACCTGCTGCCGCGGTTCGCCGAGGTCGCGCCGCTGGACGTCTACGGCATGAAGACCGAGGAGCTGGGTGAGGTGGGCCGCGGCGACCACGACCTGGACTCCCTGCACCGCGAGCTGGCGCGGCGGCGCGTGTACCTCCACCCGGTGAGGTGGACGTCACTGGGGCTTTCGCTCATCGAGTCGATGCACCTGGGTATGCCGGTGGTCGCGCTCGCGTGCACCGAGGTGGTGCGCGCCGTGCCGCCCGAGGCGGGTGTGGTGTCCACCGACGTGGACGACCTCGTGCGCGGTCTGGCCGGGCTGGTGGCCGACCCCGCGCTGGCCCGGGAGAAGGGCAAGCAGGCCAGGGAGTTCGCCCTGGCGAATTACGGGCTCGATGCCTTCCTGCGGGCGTGGGACCGGTTGCTGACAGGAGTGTGCGGATGAGGATCGCGATGGTGTCCGAGCACGCGAGCCCGCTGGCGGCGCTGGGGGGTGTCGACGCGGGTGGTCAGAACGTGCACGTGGCCGCGCTCTCGGCGGCCCTGGCCGCGCTCGGCCACGACGTGGAGGTCTGCACCCGCCGCGACGACCCGGACCTGCCCGAGCGGGTGCGCACCGACCAGGGCTACGACGTGGTGCACGTGCCCGCCGGGCCGGAGGCGCCGCTGCCCAAGGACGAGCTGCTGCCGCACATGGGCGACTTCGCCCGGTTCCTGGAGCAGCGGTGGATCGCGCAGCGGCCCGACGTGGCGCACGGCCACTTCTGGATGTCCGGCCTGGCCTCGGTGCTCGCCGGCCGCAACGCCGGCGTCCCGGTGGTGCAGACCTACCACGCCCTGGGCACGGTCAAGCGCCGCCACCAGGGCGCCGGCGACACCAGCCCGCCGCAGCGCATCGGCATCGAGCGGATGATCGGCCGCGAGGCCGCGGCCGTCGCCGCCACCTGCGACGACGAGGTGGCCGAGCTGGTGCGCATGGGCGTGCCGCGGGCGAAGATCTCGGTCGTGCCGTGCGGCGTGGACCTCAAGCGGTTCCAGCCCGAGGGCCCGGTGGAGCGGCGCGACCACCCGCACCGGATCGTCTCGGTCGGCAGGCTGGTGCCGCGCAAGGGCTTCGAGGACCTGATCAGCGCGCTGCGGTCGCTGCCCTCGGCGGAGCTGGTCATCGCGGGCGGCCCGGTGGACGTGGCGTCGGACCCGGAGGCGAGGCGCCTGCTGGCCCACGCCGAGCGGGCCGGCGTGCGCGATCGGGTGCGGCTGGTCGGGCAGGTGTCGCGGGCCTCGATGCCCGCCCTGCTGCGCTCCGCGGACGTGGTGGCGTGCGTGCCGTGGTACGAGCCGTTCGGCATCGTGCCGCTGGAGGCCATGGCCTGCGGCAAGCCGGTGGTGGCCAGCGCGGTGGGCGGCCTGAGGGACACGGTCGTGCACAACGTCACCGGGGTGCTGGTGCCGCCGCGCGACCCGCTGGCGCTGGCGCGGGCGCTCGGCTCGCTGCTGGTCGACCGGGCGCGGCGGGAGGCGTGCGGCCTGGCGGGCCTGGACCGGGTCGCCGTCCGCTACGCCTGGGAGCGGGTCGCCGAGGACACCGAACGCGTCTACGAGCGGGCGACGGCGGGACGCGCCGTGGCCGTGGGAGGCACCCGATGAGCGTCGACACCCACCTCAACGGCCTGAACCAGACGCTGGTCGGGCTGCGCGCCCAGGCGCCGCGCCTGACCCGGTGGGGCGCGCTGCTGGCCCGCAGGCTCGGCGACGGCGGCCGGCTGCTCGCGGCGGGCAACGGCGGTTCGGCCGCCGAGGCGCAGCACCTGACCGCCGAGCTGGTGGGCCGCTTCCGCGACGACCGGCGGCCGTTCTCGGCGATCGCGCTGTGCGCCGAGTCCTCCAGCGTGACCGCGATCGGCAACGACTACGGCTACGAGCAGGTCTTCGCCCGGCAGGTCACCGCGCACGCCCGGCCCAACGACGTGGTGGTGCTGCTGTCCACCAGCGGGGCCAGCCCGAACCTGCTGGAGGCGGTGAAGGCGGGCAAGCAGGCCGGCGCGCACGTGTGGGCGATGACCGGGCCCGCGCCGAACCCGCTGGCCGAGGCCGCGGACGACGCGCTGTGCCTGACCGGCACCCCGGCCAACGTCCAGGAGGGGCAGCTGGTGGCCGTGCACGCGCTGTGCGCGGCGTTCGAGGCGGCGCTGCCCGTCGAGGAGCGGAGGGTGTCGTGAAGGTGACCGGGGAGGAGGGTGTCGTGGAGCGCGAGGAGCAGGAGCCCCGGGTGACGGCGTTCGCCACGCCGTGGAGGAGCCCGGCCGGCCGTCGGGTGCGAGCGGGCGAGCGGCCCGTGCGCCCGGTGGCGGGCGGGCGGGTCCGGGGGACGTCGTGAAGCTGGCCGTCGTGGGCGACTGCCTGCTCGACGTGGACGTGGTCGGCACCGTCGAGCGGGTCTGCCCCGACGCCCCCGCGCCCGTGCTGGACGTGGCCGAGGAGCGCGCCCGCCCCGGTGGCGCGGGCCTGGCCGCCTCGCTGGCCGCGGCCGACGGCGTGGACGTGACGCTGGTCAGCGCGATCGCCGACGACGCCGACGGGCACCGGCTGCGCGACGAGTTGGCGGGCCTGCCCGCGGTGCTCGGCCGCTCGCCCGCGCCCACCCCGGTCAAGACGCGGCTGCGCTGCGGCGCGCACTCGCTGGCCCGGGTCGACCGGGGCGGCGGCCCCGGCACGCCGGAGGTCACCGACGAGATGCTCGACGCCGTGCTGGACGCCGACTTCGTGCTGGTCTCCGACTACGGCCGCGGCCTGGTGCGCGACGAGCGGCTGCGCGCGGTGCTGGAGCGGGTGCCCGTGGTCTGGGACCCGCACCCGCGCGGCCCGGCGCCGGTGCCGGGTGCCCGCCTGGTCACCCCCAACGCGGCCGAGGCCAGGACCTTCAGCGGCCGGCCCGACCCGGCGGACGCGGGTTCCGCGCTGCGCGACCGGTGGCGGGCCCGCGCCGTGGTGGTGACCCTGGGGGCCAGGGGCGCGCTGCTCCACGCGGGCGGCACCCCGGTGGCCGTGCCCGCGCCGAACGTGCCGGTGCCGGACCCGTGCGGCGCGGGCGACCGGTTCGCCGCCACCGCCGCCGCCCGCCTGATGGCCGGCGCCGCGACCGACGACGCGGTGGCCGCCGCGGTCACCTCGGCCGCGGACTTCCTGCTGGCCGGCGGCGCGTCCGGGTTCCGGCCACCGCCGCGGGTGCCCGGCCCGAGGGCCGAACAGATGTCCACTGTGGACAAGGTGCGGGCGCGCGGCGGCGTGGTCGTCGCCACCGGCGGCTGCTTCGACCTGCTGCACGCGGGTCACGTCCGCACGCTGCGCGCCGCCCGGTCGCTGGGCGACTGCCTGGTGGTCTGCCTGAACTCCGACGCCTCGGTGCGCCGGCTCAAGGGACCGCGGCGCCCGGTCAACGGCGGGCAGGACCGGATCGAGGTGCTGCGCGCGCTGGGCTGCGTGGACGAGGTGGTCGTGTTCGACGAGGACACCCCGGAGCGGGTGCTCGCCACGCTGCGGCCGGACATCTGGGTCAAGGGCGGTGACTACTCCGCGGACTCGCTGCCGGAGGCCGACCTGGTGCGCGGGTGGGGCGGGCGCACCGTCGTCGTGCCCTACCACAGCGGCCGTTCCACCACAGACATGCTCACCAGGAGGGGTTGATGTTGGACCAGGTGCTCATCACGGGAGGCGCGTCCGGACTGGGCGCGGCGGTCGTGCACGCGGTGCACGAGCTGGGCGGCAGGCCGCTGGTGCTGGACAAGGCCGCGCCGTCGTCGCCGGAGGTCGCCGACTTCGAGTCGGTGGACCTGTCCGACACCAGGGCGGCCGAGCGCGCCGTCAAGGCCATCGCGGAGCGCAACGGCGGCCTGCGGGCCGTGGTGACCGCGGCCGGCATCGACGCGTGCGGCCGGCTCGACCAGGTGCCCGCCGGCGACTGGGAGCGGGTGGTGATGGTCAACCTGATGGGCACGGCGGCCGTGGTGCGCGCGGCGCTGCCGATGCTGGAGGGCGGCGGCCGGGTGGTCACCATCGCGTCCACGCTGGGCATCAAGGCGGTCGGCGACGCCACCGCGTACTGCGCCTCGAAGTTCGGCGTGGTCGGGTTCACCCGGGCGCTGGCGGCGGAGACCGCCGGGCGCGTCGGCGTGACCCTGGTGATCCCCGGCGGCATGCGGACCCACTTCTTCGACGACCGCGAGGAGCAGTACCGGCCGCCGGACGACAGCAGGCTCAACCCGCCGGAGCGGGTGGCCGACGCGATCGTGTTCGCGCTGCGCCAGCCCGAGGGCTGCGAGGTCCGCGAGCTGGTGATCGCGCACTGCGAGGAGGGGTCGTGGCCGTAGCCTCCCGGCTGGACACCGGCCTGGCGTTCACCAACGTGCTGCTGCCGACGCTGGCCAAGGGCGTGATCGTGCGCCGGTCCGGCGTCACCGCCCTGGCGGAGAAGGTGCAGGCCGACGCCCTGGCCGTGGCCACCGTGAAGCGGTTCCGCGCCCGCTACGGGCCGGAACCGCTCCGGCTGCGCGTCACCGGCCGCAGCATCGCGCTGGTGCTCGACGCGAGCGACGCGGCGCGCCTGCTCGCGGACTCGCCGGAGCCGTTCCGGCTCGACACCGTCGAGAAGCGGGCGGCGCTGGACCACTTCCAGCCGCACGGCGTGCTCATCTCCAGCGGGGAGGAGCGCGCCGCGCGGCGGCGGTTCAACGAGCGGGTGCTGCACCCCGACAAGATCGACGCCGAGGGCATCGTCCGCGACGAGGTCGACCTGCTGCTGCGGCACGCCCGCAGCACCGGCGCGTTGACCTGGGACGCGTTCGCGCGGGCGTGGTGGCGCGCGGCGCGGCGCATCGTGCTCGGCTCCGGCGCCCGCGACGACCACGAGGTCACCGACCTGCTGCGGCAGCTGCGCGGCAACGCCAACTGGGCCTACCTGCACCCGAAGCGGAAGCGTTTGCGCGAGCGGTTCGAGGCGCGGCTGCGCGAGCACGTGGAGCGCGGCGAGGCGGGCAGCATCGCCGGCCTCGGCGACCCGGACGAGGTCGTGGGGCAGGCGCCGCACTGGCTGTTCGCCTTCGACGCGGCCGGGATCGTCACCATGCGGGCGCTGGCCATCGGCGGCGAGGGCCACGCGGGGATCTGGGAGTCCGCGCGGCTGTGGCCCACCACGCCGGTGATCCTGCGCGAGTCCACCGAACCGACCGACTGGCACGGGACCTGGCTGCCCGCGGGCACCACGTTCATCGTGTTCGCGCCCTACTTCCACCGCGACCGCGACCGGCTGCCCTACGCCGACGAGTACGCGCCGCGGATCTGGCCGCTGCCCGCCGAACCCGGCATCGTGCCGTTCAGCGGCGGGCCGGGCGCGTGCCCGGGGCGCGACCTCGTGCTGGTCGCGGGCGGCACGGCGCTGGAGGTGCTGCGGCCGCACCTGGAGGTCCCGGTGCTGCGGGCACCCCTGCCCGCGACGCTGAACCACTTCGGACTGTCCTTCGTCACCCGGAAGTGACCGGCGGGGTTTGGCGGGGGTCCGGACGTGGCACACGGGCGCATGGACCACTCGCAGGCACCGGTGTTGCAGGCCATCGCCGACTACCACGCGCGCGGCGACTTGTCGTTCACCCCGCCCGGCCACAAGCAGGGGCGGGGTGTCGACCGGCGGGTGCTCGACGTGCTCGGCGCGGACGTGTTCAAGTCCGACGTCCTGGTGATGAACGGCCTCGACGACCGCCTGATGACCAACGGCGTGCTGTCCAAGGCGATGGACCTGATGGCCGACGCCGTGGACGCCGACCACGCGTTCTTCTCCACCTGCGGCAGCTCGCTGTCGGTCAAGACCTGCATCATCACCGTGGCCAGGCCGGGGGAGAAGCTGCTGGTCTCGCGCAACGCGCACAAGTCGGTGATCGCGGGCGTGATCATCAGCGGCATCGAGCCGGTGTGGGTGCACCCCCGCTGGGACGCGCACTGGCAGTGGGCCTACCCGCCCGGCGTGGACGAGGTGCGCGAGGCGTTCGGGCGGGCACCCGAGGCCAAGGGCATGCTGCTGATCACGCCGACCGACTACGGCACGTGCGCGGCGATCAAGGGCGTGGCGGAGGTCTGCCACTCGTTCGACCGGCCGCTGATCGTGGACGAGGCGTGGGGCGCGCACCTGCCGTTCCACCCCGACCTGCCGGCGTGGGCGATGGACGCCGGTGCCGACCTGTGCGTGACCAGCGTGCACAAGATGGGCGCGGGCCTGGAGCAGAGCTCGGTCTACCACCTGAAGGGCGACCGGATCGACCCGGCGATCCTGAGCATGCGCGCCGACCTGCTCGACACCACCAGCCCGTCCGCCCTGGTCTACGCGGCGCTGGACGGCTGGCGGCGGCAGATGGCCGAGCACGGCCACGAGCTGCTGGACCGGGCGGTGGGGCTGGCCGGCGAGGTGCGGTCGCGGCTGCGCGACCTGGTCACGGTGATCGACCGGGAGCACGTGGTGCACCCCGACCGGGCCGACGACCACGACCCGCTCAAGGTCGTGCTGGACCTCGCCGAGCTGGGCATCTCCGGCTACACGGCCAGTGACTGGCTGCGCGAGCACCACCGGGTCGACGTCGGCCTGGCCGACCACCGCCGGATCGCCGCCCAGGTCACCGTGGCCGACGACGCGTCGACCGTGGACCGGCTCTGCGACGCGGTGGCCGACCTGGTCGAGCACGCCGACGGGCTGCCCCGCGCCCGGCGCGTGGACGTGCCCGCGCCCGGCGAGCTGGAGCTGGAGCAGGCGATGCGGCCGCGCGACGCGTTCTACGCCGACGCCGACCACGTGCCGGTGCGCGAGGCCGTCGGCCGGATCTGCGCCGAGACGATCAGCCCGTACCCGCCGGGCGTGCCCGCCGCGCTGCCGGGCGAGGTCATCACCCAGCCGGTGGTGGACTACCTGCTCTCCGGCCACGAGGCCGGCATGTACCTGCCCGACCCGACCGACTCGGAATTTCGCACGATTCGCGTGGTTAGCCGGAATGGGTGATGGGTACTGTCGTCCCCGTGAGCCAGGGTGAGGAGTCCCAACAGCGGAGGTTGGCGCGCAACCTCAACGAGCTGCTGCAGGAGCTGCGCGTCGCGCAGGCCGGGGTGCAGATCCTGTTCGGCTTCCTGCTCTCGATCACGTTCACCGACCGCTACGCGGACGCGGACCGCTTCGTGCGCGGCACGCACCTGGTCACGATCCTCTTCGCCGCCGCCTCGGTCGCGCTGCTCACCGCGCCCGCGCCGTGGCACCGCATCCTGTTCCGCCGCGGCCGGCGCGAGGACGTGATCGAGGTGGCGAACCGCTTCGCCATCGCGGGCCTGGTCTTCCTGGCCCTGGCCATGGTCGGCACCGTGCTGCTGCTCGGCGAGGTCATCGTCGGCGGCTGGATCGGCATCGGGCTGGGCGTGTTCGCCGCCCTGCTGTTCGGGCTGCTGTGGTTCGTCTTCCCGCTGCGCGAGCGCGGCCGCGACACCATCGACGAGGGCGGGCCGGACGACGGGGGCGACCGGCAGGAGTGACGCCGGTCGCCCCCTCGCCTCAGCCGTTCTCGTCGGTCGCCGTGTGCGGGGCGCCCACCGGCTTGGACTGCGACGAACCCCGCTGGCGCAGGTAGACGCTGAACACCGCCATCGAGCCGATGGCCAGGAACTCCGACTGCCAGTTCTGCAGCGACCGGTTCCAGAAATCCGCCGACAGCACGTACCGGCCCCACGACACGGGGTCCTGGAAGTCGACCAGCTGCTCGTTGTTGTAGGCGCTGTGGCCGGCGATGGACTGCGCGCCCCACGAACCCAGGAACAGCGCCAGCATCACCAGGCCCAGCGAGTTGGAGTACAGGCGGGTGCGCCAACCACCCGCCCTGGCCCACGGCGGCGACTCCGGTTTCCCGTGCGCGCCGAGCGACTGCTCCTCGTCGGACTCCCGGCCCAGCCGCTTGGCGGGCTTGGACTCGGTGGAACCGCGCTGCACGAGCCACACCGTGGCGAAGATGAACACGAAGAACTGGAGGTACTCGGACTGCCAGTTCTCGGCCACGTCGACCGCGAAGTCCGACGACACCACGTACTGCCACAGGCCGACCGGGTCGCCGCCGTCGGTCAGCCTGTGCTCGTTGAGGGCCGCGTTGCCGGCGAACGCCTGGCCCACCAGGGAGGCCAGGAACAGCAACGCGAACGCCAGGCCCAGGCCGTTGTCGCGCAGGAACCTCTTCACGAGCCCACCAACCCGACGACCGCGAAGAACACCAACAACACCACCACCCCCAGCAGATAGGCGTAGAACATCCCGCGTTGCGTCACGGCCCACCCACCCCGCACGCGTACGGCCGGTCCGGCCGCGCGACGCACCCCGCGCCCGAGACGTGCCAGCCCGAGGACAGCTCCCGCAGGAACAGCACGTCGGTGTCGGTGCGCACGCGCGCCGCGTCACCCCAGACCTCGACCTCCTCGACCGGTGCGCCACCGGGGAGGTCCAACGACGAGCACTCGACGCCCTCGCGGGCCCGGTCGGTCAGCAGCGCGCAGGCGCGCTGCGAGTCGCCCGCGGCCACGGCGGAGGTGAAGTCCTCCGCCGTGCGCCGGACCAGGTCGTCGGTGCCCGAACCGCACCCGCCCGCCGCCAGCAGGGCGACGAGCACCAGGCTCGTGGCCGGACGACGGTGCCTCATGGTTGCAGCAGCACCTTGACGGCACCGTCCTGCTTGCGCTGGAAGATCTCGTAGGCGTGGGGCGCCTCGTCGAGCGGCAGGTGGTGCGTGGCGAACGAGTCGACGCCCAGCGGGTCGTCGTCGGTCAGCAGCGGCAGGATCTCCGGCACCCACCGCCACACGTTGGCCTGGCCCATGCGCAGCTGCACCTGCTTGTCGAACAGGGTCAGCATCGGCAGCGGGTCGGCCATGCCGCCGTACACGCCGGACAGCGAGATGGTGCCGCCGCGCCGCACGATGTCGATCGCCAGGCGCAGCGCGTGCAGCCGGTCCACGCCCGCCGTCTTCATGAACGGCGCCGCGATGGCGTCCGGCAGCATCCCCACGGCCTGGTGCGCCAGCTTGGCCACGGGCGCGCCGTGCGCCTCCATGCCGACCGCGTCGATCACGGCCTCCGGGCCGCGGCCGCCGGTCAGCTCGCGGATGTGCTCCACCAGGTGCTTGTCCCGCACGTTGAGCACGGTCACGCCGTTGGCCTCGGCGCGCGCCATGCGCTCGGGCACCAGGTCCACGCCGATCACCGTGCCGACGCCGCGGTGCCTGGCGATGCGGGTGGCCATGTCGCCGATCGGGCCGAGGCCGAGCACCACGAGGCTGTCGCCCGGGTCGGCGTACTCGACCGCCTGCCACGCCGTGGGCAGCACGTCGGACAGGAAGACGAACCGGTCGTCCGGCGGGCCGTCCGGCACCTTGATCGGCAGCGTGTTGCCGAACGGCACCCGCAGGTACTCGGCCTGGCCGCCGGGCACCTGGCCGTAGAGCTTGGTGTAGCCGAACAGGGCCGCGCCGGTGCCCTGCTCGCGCACCTGGGTGGTCTCGCACTGCGACTGAAGCCCCTGGCCGCACATGAAGCACGTGCCGCAGGAGACGTTGAAGGGGATCACCACCCGGTCGCCGGGCCTGACCTCGGTGACGTCGGGCCCGACCTCCTCGACCACGCCCATGGGCTCGTGGCCCAGGACGTCGCCCTCGTCGATGAACGGTCCCAGCACCTCGTACAGGTGCAGGTCCGACCCGCACAGGCCGGAGGACGTGATGCGGACGACCACGTCCGTGGACTCCTTGATGACGGGATCGGGCACGCTGTCCACGCGCACGTCCCTCTTGCCGTGCCAGGTGACGGCCTTCATCGTGACTGTCTCCTTTCGCCCGTCCGTGGCGTTCCCGTGGCGGGGTGTGGCAAACACCGGCCCGGGTACCCGCAGGTCATGAGTGCTCCAGTACCCGAATGGCCCAGGGGCGCGCCGGTGCGCGCGGTGGTGACGGGGTCCGACTCCGGGATCGGCCGGGCCGTCGCGGCGGCCCTGGCGGGCGGCGGCGTCGACGTCGGGATCACCTACCACTCCGACGCGGACGGCGCCGAGGCGACCGCGGCGGAGGTCCGCTCCTACGGGGTCCGGGCGGTCGTGCGCCGGCTGGACCTGACCGACCTGCCCGCCGCGGCGGACGTGGTCGACGAGCTGGCCGAGGAGCTGGGCGGCCTGGACATCCTGGTCAACTGCGCCGGCACCGGTTCCGCGCAGAAGGCCGTGGACATGGACTTCGAGACGTGGCGCTCGGTGCTCTCGGTGGACCTGGACGGCGCGTTCCTGTGCTCGCAGCGGGCCGTCAAGCACATGGTCGAAGCCGGCGGCGGCCGGATCGTCAACATCACCTCGGTCCACGAGCACCAGCCGCGCGTGGGCGCCGCCCCCTACTGCGCCGCCAAGGCCGGCCTGGGCGCCCTGACCAAGGTCCTGGCCCTGGAACTGGCCGAACACGGCATCACGGTCAACTCCGTGGCCCCCGGCGAGATCTCCACCCCCATGACCGGCCAGACCGACACCGACCCGAGGTCCGAACCCCGCCCCGGCATCCCCCTCGGCCGCCCCGGCCACGCCAGGGAAGTAGCCGCCGTGGTGGCCTTCCTGGCCACCCCCGCCGCTTCCTACGTAACCGGCGCCTCCTTCGTGGTGGACGGCGGCATGACCCTGATGGGCCCCCAAGCCAGCCAACTACTCCCCGACCGCTCCTGGCTAACCCCCTAGATCCCGCGCGAGTCGAACCTCCAGACCCGTCGTGTCGAACCCCCAGGACCCCCGAGTTCTACGTTCAAGCCGACCCGAACGTAGAACTCGGGGGTCCTGGACGTGGGACACGAGGGTCCTGGAGGTTCGACTCGCGCGGGTTAGCGGGACTTGGCGGTTTTGCGGTTGTTGGCCTTCTGGATGGCCTTGACCAGTTCGGGCTTGGTCATGGTGGAGCGGCCGGCGATGTCGAGCCGCTTGGCCAGGTCGTAGAGGTGCTGCTTGCTGGCGTTGGCGTCCACGCCGCCGGCGGTCTTGCCGGGCTTGGGGGTGCTGCGGGCGGCCTGCGCGTCCGAGGGCCCCTTGTGGTCCTTGGGCTCCCAGTGGTCGCCGACCTTCTCGAAGGAGTGCTTCAGCGCGGCGAACGCGGTCCGGTGCGCGCGCTGGCCCTCGCCGTAGGTCTGCACCGCCGAGTCGTGCGCCTTGATCCAGGTGCGCTGCGCCTTCTTGGGCGAGCGGGCAACGGTGCTGGGCAGCTCCTGGCTTCCGGGCATGGCTCCTCCTCAGGAGTGGTTTCACCTGCACCGCCCGGGTACCCGCAGCCCATGACGGACATGCGCGACGCCACCCTCGACGTGCCCAGCCCGCTGGACGGCCACCGGGTCGACCGCCTCACCACCCGCGAGGACGTGACCACCACCGTGCTCGCCGCCCGCGAGGCGCTGCCCGCCTGGGCCGGCACCCCCGCCGCCGGTCGGGGTGCCGCGCTGCGGGCCGCGGCCGACGCGGTCCGCGCCCGCGCCGACGAGCTGGCCACCGCGGTGGCCGAGGAGACCGGGCGCCCGTTCGACTCGGCCCGCGAGGGCGTGCTGGCCGGGGTGTCGACGCTGGAGCAGTACGCCGAGCTGGGCCCGGTGCACCGCGGCCGGTCGCTGCTCGGCTCGCCCGACGCGGCGGACTTCATGGTGCCCGAGCCGCGCGGCGTGGTCGTGGCGCTCACCCCGTGGAACGACCCGGTCGCGGTGGCGTGCGGCCTGCTCGGCGCGGCCCTGGTCACCGGCAACACCGCGGTGCACAAGCCCAGCGAGCGCTGCCCGCGCACGGGCGCGCTGCTCGGCGAGGTCATGGCGGGGCACTTCCCGCGCGGCGTGCTCCAGACCCTCGACGGCGACGGCGAGGTCGGCGCCGCGCTGGCCGCCTCACCGCACGTGGACGTCGTCGCCCACGTCGGCGGCACGGCCACCGGCCGCTCCATCGCCCAGGCGTGCGCGCGGACCGGCGCCAAGGCCCTGCTGGAGAACGGCGGCAACGACCCGCTGGTCGTCGACGGCGACGTGGACCCGGTGTGGGCGGCCGGCCAGGCGGCGCTCGGCGCGTTCACCAACGCCGGCCAGCTGTGCACCTCGGTCGAGCGGATCTACGTGCACGAGGCCGTCGCCGAGGAGTTCGTGCGAGCCCTGTGCGAGGAGGCGCGCCGCTGG
This portion of the Saccharothrix syringae genome encodes:
- a CDS encoding aldehyde dehydrogenase family protein gives rise to the protein MTDMRDATLDVPSPLDGHRVDRLTTREDVTTTVLAAREALPAWAGTPAAGRGAALRAAADAVRARADELATAVAEETGRPFDSAREGVLAGVSTLEQYAELGPVHRGRSLLGSPDAADFMVPEPRGVVVALTPWNDPVAVACGLLGAALVTGNTAVHKPSERCPRTGALLGEVMAGHFPRGVLQTLDGDGEVGAALAASPHVDVVAHVGGTATGRSIAQACARTGAKALLENGGNDPLVVDGDVDPVWAAGQAALGAFTNAGQLCTSVERIYVHEAVAEEFVRALCEEARRWTAAAQPLVDRRMRDHVHAHVTEAVAEGAELLVGGEVPDGDGSYYPATVLMGCTATMRVMREETFGPVAPVRIVASFEEGLAEACVDEHGLAATVLTGSMANAQRAWRALPVGTVKVNAVFGGAPGGAAQPRRSSGTGFGYGPELLDEMTTVKVVHLGQAQIQPSSQARRAAS